In a genomic window of Methanosarcina horonobensis HB-1 = JCM 15518:
- a CDS encoding NHLP leader peptide family RiPP precursor, protein MNKINKEIKVADTLSREEFQQHVISKAESSPEFKRALLSDPKQAIGQLGLKVNGDVNIKVVEESADVIYLVLPQKLKAITGGCIGCDGVGGCGFCECKSSIGNRLNIR, encoded by the coding sequence ATGAACAAAATTAACAAGGAAATTAAAGTAGCTGACACACTGTCCCGCGAGGAATTCCAGCAGCATGTTATCTCCAAAGCAGAATCGAGCCCGGAGTTCAAGCGGGCATTATTGAGTGATCCGAAGCAAGCAATCGGACAACTAGGCCTGAAGGTTAATGGAGACGTGAATATTAAAGTTGTGGAGGAATCCGCCGACGTTATTTACCTGGTATTACCCCAAAAACTGAAGGCAATCACAGGCGGGTGTATTGGGTGCGATGGTGTAGGAGGCTGCGGATTCTGCGAGTGTAAAAGCAGTATAGGAAATAGGTTAAATATACGTTAA
- a CDS encoding DUF2795 domain-containing protein, whose amino-acid sequence METVPMDIQNMLQNVKFPAKKNDIIQQARGSGAMADQLLENLGMLPDKEYASADEVIKELQRR is encoded by the coding sequence ATGGAAACTGTTCCTATGGATATTCAAAATATGTTACAAAATGTGAAGTTCCCTGCAAAAAAGAACGACATTATTCAGCAGGCAAGAGGAAGCGGGGCAATGGCAGATCAGTTACTTGAGAACCTTGGCATGCTTCCAGACAAAGAATATGCCAGTGCTGATGAAGTTATTAAGGAACTTCAGAGGAGATAA
- a CDS encoding radical SAM protein has translation MKPSVYNFVWSTDDPEKVMIFNSLTTALAEVRKSRMSLLNASQFDYALLPENERQFVDELQKGGFLVDDTADELRMIKFAYNSDKYDGAMARLVIAPTLACNFACSYCFEQSDKSQSRKSEQNVFMPDNIKQDLLNYIEKIVKTGKDVFVTWYGGEPLLAKETVFDLSQKIIAITEEHKVRYSAGMVTNGYFLSEDPDTVQNLKKNRIKFIHVTLDGSREVHDSRRMLKGSNGPTFDRILEGIKLLKASDIETYIRVNVDRSNIDNMSRLLEVLKDNNLSDIFIYLGHVIPYTAGCKSYESSCILTEEFSIINQTFYKNLNLMGFEAGRESFYPRFARACDANRTNAFVLDPDGDIYKCWTEIGNKTASIGKIGDLTRQNEEKGNHEI, from the coding sequence ATGAAACCATCCGTCTATAATTTTGTCTGGTCAACCGATGACCCGGAAAAGGTAATGATCTTTAACAGTCTTACTACAGCCCTGGCTGAAGTGAGAAAAAGCCGCATGAGTTTATTGAACGCTTCTCAGTTTGATTACGCTCTCTTGCCGGAAAACGAAAGGCAGTTTGTTGACGAGCTGCAAAAGGGAGGATTCCTAGTTGACGACACTGCCGATGAACTGAGAATGATCAAATTTGCCTATAACAGCGACAAGTATGACGGCGCGATGGCCAGGCTAGTTATCGCCCCCACTTTAGCCTGCAACTTTGCCTGCTCCTATTGCTTCGAACAATCAGATAAGAGCCAGAGCAGGAAAAGTGAGCAAAATGTTTTCATGCCAGACAATATAAAACAGGATTTACTCAACTACATTGAAAAAATAGTAAAGACGGGAAAAGATGTATTCGTAACCTGGTACGGCGGGGAGCCTCTCCTGGCAAAAGAAACTGTTTTTGATTTATCACAGAAGATAATTGCCATTACGGAAGAGCATAAAGTCAGATATTCTGCTGGCATGGTTACTAACGGCTATTTCCTTTCTGAAGATCCTGACACAGTGCAGAATCTTAAGAAGAACAGAATTAAGTTTATTCATGTTACCCTGGACGGCTCTCGCGAAGTGCATGACAGCCGCAGAATGCTTAAAGGGAGTAACGGCCCGACCTTCGATCGGATTCTTGAAGGAATCAAACTTCTGAAGGCAAGCGATATTGAGACATATATCCGCGTAAACGTTGACCGTTCCAATATTGACAATATGAGCAGACTCCTGGAAGTGTTAAAGGATAACAACCTGAGTGACATATTCATTTACCTGGGCCATGTTATACCCTATACCGCAGGATGTAAATCGTATGAGAGTTCCTGTATATTGACAGAAGAATTCTCGATAATAAACCAGACTTTCTACAAAAATCTAAATCTAATGGGATTCGAGGCAGGTAGAGAGTCCTTTTATCCAAGATTTGCCCGGGCTTGCGATGCCAACCGGACGAATGCTTTTGTCTTGGACCCCGATGGGGACATATACAAGTGCTGGACCGAAATAGGCAATAAGACCGCAAGTATTGGAAAAATTGGTGACCTGACCCGACAAAACGAAGAGAAGGGAAACCACGAGATCTAG
- a CDS encoding PKD domain-containing protein, with product MANKEKLNSIPLVLTALIFIFLILISSVASASQVATQVTRIGNGSDPAIYGSKVVWTDDSVIHVYDLTSKTDTAVNSSAASHPAIYGNKLVWRDESSGVPRFTVYDIPSGARSYITKDIDNRSIPSIYGNRIVWSANYNESNYNYSIYMRNISTSTQAWIAQGENPEIYDTKIVYSANGRDIRDIFMYDITTKKTELISPYSSDLNNPYIYGNKVIWSNFYSRGGFIQMYDLVTKKAIDVTSDNAGNTLPEYANSYADAGDDTGTHIDINGNKVVYSKSGDDQFGYAGVYIYDIPSAKSTSVYIYPRETDTTPDIYNDIIVWGIDSSYGGVNDTGIYICDLSVTNTLPPIAEFTANTTYGAAPLVVRFDDISTGGVSTSWIWDFGDGIDSKHAMNATHTFTKPGNYTVGLTEENAAGNSTATKPGYIVVTDPNIPVADFNSKITEGYVP from the coding sequence ATGGCAAATAAGGAAAAGTTAAATTCAATACCTTTAGTGTTAACAGCCTTAATTTTTATTTTTTTAATTTTAATTTCATCCGTGGCGTCAGCGTCACAGGTAGCGACGCAGGTGACGAGAATTGGCAACGGATCCGATCCTGCTATTTATGGTAGCAAAGTTGTATGGACAGATGATAGTGTTATTCATGTTTATGATTTGACCTCGAAAACTGACACTGCTGTTAACTCTTCTGCAGCATCTCATCCAGCTATTTACGGCAACAAATTAGTTTGGCGTGATGAAAGCAGTGGAGTGCCAAGATTTACAGTTTATGACATACCTTCGGGTGCTCGGTCTTATATTACTAAAGATATAGACAATCGCAGTATTCCTTCTATTTACGGTAATAGAATCGTTTGGAGTGCAAATTACAATGAATCAAATTATAATTACAGCATATATATGCGGAATATATCTACCTCAACACAAGCCTGGATAGCACAAGGAGAAAATCCAGAAATATACGATACAAAAATAGTGTATTCTGCCAATGGTAGGGATATAAGAGATATCTTTATGTATGATATCACAACCAAGAAAACTGAATTAATAAGTCCATATTCAAGCGACCTTAATAATCCCTATATATATGGTAATAAAGTGATATGGTCAAACTTCTATTCCAGGGGTGGATTTATACAAATGTATGATCTTGTCACTAAAAAGGCTATAGATGTTACCAGTGATAATGCAGGTAATACCTTACCTGAATACGCAAATTCATATGCTGATGCTGGAGATGACACCGGTACTCATATTGACATAAACGGGAACAAAGTTGTATATTCAAAATCTGGCGATGACCAATTTGGTTATGCAGGTGTATACATTTATGATATTCCCTCAGCAAAAAGCACTTCCGTCTATATTTATCCAAGAGAAACTGATACAACACCTGATATCTACAATGATATTATTGTATGGGGAATAGACAGTAGTTATGGTGGGGTTAATGATACTGGCATCTATATCTGTGATCTTTCTGTCACAAACACCTTGCCACCTATAGCTGAATTTACTGCAAACACAACTTACGGAGCTGCACCTCTAGTTGTGCGATTCGATGATATCAGCACTGGCGGAGTATCTACTTCCTGGATTTGGGATTTTGGGGACGGGATTGACTCAAAACATGCCATGAATGCAACCCACACGTTTACAAAGCCAGGAAATTATACAGTCGGTCTAACTGAAGAAAATGCCGCAGGGAACAGTACAGCGACAAAGCCGGGTTACATAGTTGTTACCGATCCAAACATTCCGGTTGCAGACTTCAATAGCAAGATTACAGAAGGTTATGTCCCTTGA
- a CDS encoding DUF2795 domain-containing protein produces MKSSVASVQETLKDTEYPAEKRDLVLHAKKHHASGNVLEDIGNLPDKVYTSAAKVDKELENE; encoded by the coding sequence GTGAAATCAAGTGTGGCTTCTGTTCAGGAGACTTTAAAAGATACAGAATATCCTGCAGAAAAGAGAGATCTAGTTCTGCATGCGAAGAAACATCATGCAAGTGGGAACGTATTGGAGGATATCGGAAATCTTCCGGATAAGGTATACACTAGTGCTGCCAAAGTTGACAAAGAACTTGAAAATGAATAA
- a CDS encoding cation:proton antiporter domain-containing protein, producing MAEKNIPEKLRNLISIESASNDGLGYPFLMLPILWMTYKPGKALSYWLTHTILWEVFGAVVLGAVIGYLAGYLLKIALSKKTIDESSYATYTVALALIVLASVKLVGADGILEVFAAGKTFSITSTVEERRDEDRIVEGIDLFFTIPIFTLLGLVVPWQEWMKFRGAGLLVAF from the coding sequence CTGGCTGAAAAGAATATACCTGAAAAATTGAGAAACTTAATTTCGATAGAATCCGCTTCTAATGATGGCCTGGGTTACCCTTTTTTAATGCTCCCTATTCTCTGGATGACTTATAAGCCGGGGAAAGCTTTAAGCTACTGGTTGACACACACTATTCTCTGGGAAGTTTTCGGCGCTGTAGTACTTGGAGCCGTAATAGGATATCTGGCTGGTTATCTATTAAAAATAGCTCTGAGTAAAAAGACTATTGATGAATCTTCTTACGCTACTTATACAGTAGCTCTAGCCTTAATTGTACTTGCCAGTGTAAAATTAGTGGGTGCTGATGGAATCCTTGAAGTTTTTGCTGCGGGAAAGACATTTAGCATCACATCAACTGTAGAAGAGAGAAGAGACGAAGACCGCATTGTAGAAGGTATAGATCTCTTTTTCACAATTCCAATATTTACTTTGCTAGGCCTGGTTGTACCCTGGCAGGAATGGATGAAATTTAGAGGGGCAGGTCTATTGGTAGCTTTTTGA
- a CDS encoding DUF2795 domain-containing protein, translated as MKRGPRDVKEFITGRGIGYPASRKDIIRFAEGKQAESDVLDLLKGIPEIEYNTPDDITREIERLQSERIKPPTPKEE; from the coding sequence ATAAAAAGAGGCCCACGTGATGTTAAGGAGTTTATTACTGGAAGGGGAATTGGTTATCCTGCAAGCAGAAAAGATATTATCAGATTTGCTGAAGGTAAGCAAGCTGAAAGTGATGTTCTGGATCTTTTGAAGGGAATACCCGAAATAGAGTATAACACTCCTGATGATATTACCAGAGAAATCGAAAGGCTGCAAAGTGAACGTATCAAGCCACCAACTCCAAAAGAAGAATAA
- a CDS encoding MarR family transcriptional regulator: MNSSLNDINYEKLEKLPPSAKLVFKTLEANGQMTQKDIIRETILPSRTVRYALNRLKEEKILLERFYFLDSRQSLYEIKRPMSNALAV; this comes from the coding sequence ATGAACAGCAGTCTGAATGACATTAATTATGAAAAGCTTGAAAAACTGCCTCCATCTGCAAAGCTTGTGTTTAAAACCCTTGAAGCAAACGGGCAGATGACGCAAAAAGATATAATCCGTGAAACAATTCTTCCTTCACGCACAGTCCGATATGCACTAAACAGGCTGAAAGAAGAAAAGATTCTGCTTGAACGGTTTTATTTCCTTGACTCACGCCAGAGCCTTTACGAAATAAAAAGACCTATGAGTAATGCTCTTGCAGTTTGA
- a CDS encoding DUF421 domain-containing protein, with amino-acid sequence MGLFFNSWNDIGRIFILGVMGYIALVFLLRISGNRTLSKLNAFDFVVTIALGSTFGSLLLNRNVSLTEGVTALAVLIGLQYVVAWLTVKSDTVKRIIKNEPSLVYYNGKYIKDSMKRSRVVEEEIEQSVRNHGYANMEHIGAVILETDGSFSIISQSEKEGKEPDIIGLKV; translated from the coding sequence ATGGGCCTGTTCTTCAATAGCTGGAACGATATCGGAAGGATTTTTATCCTTGGAGTGATGGGATATATTGCACTTGTATTTTTATTAAGAATTTCGGGAAACCGTACACTTTCCAAGCTTAATGCATTCGACTTTGTAGTTACAATCGCTCTCGGATCTACATTCGGATCTCTTCTTTTGAATAGAAATGTTTCACTTACTGAAGGAGTAACCGCTCTTGCAGTCCTGATAGGTTTGCAGTATGTAGTTGCCTGGCTGACGGTAAAGTCGGACACTGTTAAGCGTATTATAAAGAATGAGCCTTCTCTTGTGTACTACAACGGGAAATACATTAAAGATTCAATGAAGCGCTCCCGAGTTGTTGAAGAAGAAATTGAGCAGTCTGTGAGGAATCATGGATATGCAAATATGGAACATATAGGGGCTGTCATCCTAGAAACTGATGGTAGTTTCTCAATAATAAGCCAGTCAGAAAAAGAAGGAAAGGAACCCGATATAATTGGATTAAAAGTTTAA
- a CDS encoding DUF3795 domain-containing protein, protein MVCVCGINCDECPHLNNECIGCDAIEGKVFWTQYIGADVCPVYSCVKEKGYRNCGDCSQIPCELWVSLKDPSFSEEEHQKSIQDRLSVLKRLR, encoded by the coding sequence ATGGTTTGTGTATGCGGAATAAATTGTGATGAATGCCCTCATCTGAATAATGAATGTATCGGTTGTGATGCAATTGAAGGCAAGGTTTTTTGGACCCAGTACATTGGTGCTGATGTTTGCCCTGTTTACAGCTGCGTAAAGGAAAAAGGTTATCGAAATTGCGGCGATTGTTCGCAAATCCCCTGTGAACTCTGGGTTTCTTTAAAGGATCCTTCCTTTAGTGAAGAGGAACACCAAAAATCAATTCAAGACAGGCTTTCCGTCTTGAAAAGATTAAGGTGA
- a CDS encoding thiamine-phosphate synthase family protein: MHLNEKIDMTGRLYLALEQIENCEEFSALIPEVRTNFVYASKESTDPEDVLAVDGRITVVDKLPKAAGKIKFGVSGYMANLILEIRKHDPEIRSAIDFANSPQITSFLKDYCKEKGWIFSGIDRRSEPESIKDPDEVSASWEVAEAIQAAGGQVPRVFSETGAVGKEPVSIFVGKDPLEIAYYICELAKRLNKP, from the coding sequence ATGCATCTCAACGAGAAAATAGACATGACAGGGCGTTTATATCTTGCCCTTGAGCAAATCGAAAACTGTGAAGAATTCTCAGCTCTGATTCCTGAAGTCAGGACAAATTTCGTTTATGCATCAAAAGAATCAACCGATCCTGAAGATGTTCTTGCAGTTGACGGGAGGATTACTGTTGTAGATAAACTTCCAAAAGCTGCCGGAAAAATAAAATTCGGAGTTTCAGGCTATATGGCAAACCTGATTCTGGAAATCAGAAAACATGACCCGGAAATAAGGTCTGCGATAGATTTTGCAAATTCTCCGCAGATCACCAGTTTTCTGAAAGATTACTGTAAGGAAAAAGGGTGGATATTTTCAGGAATAGACAGGCGTTCTGAGCCTGAAAGTATAAAAGACCCGGACGAAGTATCTGCATCCTGGGAAGTCGCAGAAGCTATTCAGGCTGCTGGAGGACAGGTCCCAAGGGTTTTTTCCGAGACCGGAGCAGTCGGGAAGGAGCCGGTAAGCATTTTTGTAGGTAAAGATCCGCTGGAGATAGCGTATTATATCTGTGAGCTTGCAAAAAGGCTTAATAAACCGTGA
- a CDS encoding Holliday junction resolvase-like protein: MDDWMISTLILFLALLIVYLLLKYIKLKGRVESRARDLYEAWQTREMERQVSEKADTLFRTWKLDEEKKIRQDAIKKSEAVIRGKVTEHLIPYFPDFEYNPKDARFLGTPVDFIIFDGLSEGEMNKVVFVEVKSGKNGALSQREKLVRECISKGKVSYEIIHNRE, translated from the coding sequence TTGGACGACTGGATGATTTCAACCCTTATCCTTTTTCTTGCCCTCCTTATAGTTTACCTGCTCCTTAAATACATTAAATTGAAAGGCAGGGTCGAATCCCGTGCAAGAGACCTTTACGAAGCCTGGCAGACCAGAGAAATGGAGCGCCAGGTTTCCGAGAAAGCCGATACTCTTTTCAGGACCTGGAAACTTGACGAGGAGAAAAAAATCCGCCAGGACGCAATAAAGAAAAGCGAAGCCGTAATCCGCGGAAAGGTCACAGAACACCTTATCCCTTATTTTCCTGACTTCGAATACAACCCCAAGGACGCGAGATTTCTCGGAACCCCTGTGGACTTCATCATCTTTGACGGGCTTTCCGAAGGAGAAATGAATAAGGTGGTCTTTGTAGAGGTCAAGTCCGGGAAAAACGGCGCACTTTCTCAGAGAGAAAAGCTTGTCAGGGAATGCATAAGCAAAGGAAAGGTAAGTTATGAGATTATTCACAACAGAGAATGA
- a CDS encoding cation:proton antiporter domain-containing protein, translated as MAEVINIALIVIGGLVFFLGVISQRIKEWNLSEPLLALVIGVLLSLAFETLDLRLLNPLLLEEAPRLALAVGVMGVALRVPSSYIIKNWRSIAAMLGIVMPFMWVMNSLLTYWLLDFSFLTALILGAIMTPTDPVLAITIVSGQIAKDNLPERLRDLISVESGSNDGLAYPFVMLPILWMTHRPEEALNRWVIYTIFWEVGAAIVLGALIGYTSGHLLRRAQSKRAIDLPSYTAYTLALTFLTLGGVKLIGSDGILAVFVAGIFFGMTSTDEERRDEERIVEGADRFFTIPIFALLGLVIPWQEWIRLGWAGLILSFLMLLLHRIPILFLIKSLVPNLKSKLDILFTGWFGPIGVAAFYYARFSMRQTGIEGLWPVVSLVISMSVVLHGITATYFTKLYGKHSSKKPEDE; from the coding sequence GTGGCTGAAGTGATAAATATTGCTCTTATAGTTATAGGTGGGCTGGTCTTCTTTCTTGGAGTTATTTCTCAGCGTATTAAAGAATGGAATTTATCTGAACCTCTTTTAGCTTTAGTAATAGGTGTTTTGCTGAGTTTGGCGTTTGAGACTCTTGATTTGAGACTTCTGAACCCTCTGCTTTTAGAAGAAGCTCCCAGACTGGCTCTGGCTGTCGGTGTAATGGGAGTAGCATTAAGAGTTCCTTCCAGCTACATTATCAAAAATTGGCGGTCCATAGCGGCTATGCTCGGGATTGTAATGCCTTTCATGTGGGTTATGAATAGCTTGCTCACGTACTGGCTTCTGGATTTCAGCTTTCTTACAGCTCTGATTCTGGGTGCAATTATGACTCCAACAGACCCTGTGCTTGCCATAACCATTGTAAGCGGACAGATAGCAAAGGATAATCTTCCTGAAAGACTGAGAGACCTAATCTCAGTAGAGTCCGGTTCTAATGATGGGCTGGCTTACCCTTTCGTAATGCTTCCTATTCTCTGGATGACCCACAGACCTGAAGAAGCTCTGAACCGATGGGTGATATACACAATTTTCTGGGAAGTTGGAGCTGCCATAGTTCTTGGGGCTCTAATAGGTTATACATCAGGTCACCTGCTCAGAAGAGCGCAGAGTAAAAGAGCTATTGACCTGCCTTCTTACACCGCTTACACTCTTGCCCTTACATTTCTTACACTGGGGGGTGTAAAGCTCATCGGAAGCGATGGTATACTTGCTGTTTTTGTTGCAGGGATATTTTTCGGCATGACATCGACCGATGAAGAGAGACGTGATGAAGAACGCATAGTGGAGGGTGCAGACCGTTTTTTCACGATTCCTATATTTGCCCTGCTGGGCCTGGTCATCCCATGGCAGGAATGGATAAGGCTTGGATGGGCAGGTTTGATTCTTTCTTTTTTGATGCTGCTCCTGCATAGAATACCTATCCTTTTTCTTATTAAATCTCTTGTACCCAATCTTAAAAGTAAGCTGGATATCCTTTTCACAGGCTGGTTTGGTCCTATTGGAGTAGCAGCTTTTTATTATGCCCGATTTTCAATGAGACAAACCGGGATAGAAGGACTGTGGCCGGTTGTTAGCCTGGTGATATCTATGTCAGTTGTGCTTCACGGAATAACTGCAACTTACTTCACAAAACTTTATGGGAAGCATAGCTCAAAAAAGCCGGAAGATGAGTAA
- a CDS encoding mechanosensitive ion channel family protein, translated as MRILQRLNLFILLFLIIIIAYIRYLTDYYIFEDRSLLDALLVSLIVIFLAYIINSIADSLILRRVSTSKDRYTMRKAISILVTVFALASLFAIWVERTTTLLIAYGILSAGVAIALQDLLRSLAGGILIIISRPFKAGDRIQVGECTGDVLDIGSFSTSVMEIREWVDADQYTGRILHIPNSFVLNQTIKNYTKDYSFIWDEIRILLIYGSNWKKAEEIILETASPIVGEFESLANTDLLLMGEKYFITTYDVQTKLYTKLQENWIEMRLRYVVKPRQRRAISHLLISNILEALEKEEDIMVGTAVGIDLMNAADKK; from the coding sequence ATGAGGATTCTCCAGCGGCTGAATTTATTTATCCTGCTGTTCTTGATAATTATTATTGCATATATTCGGTATTTGACTGACTATTATATCTTCGAGGACAGATCTCTACTGGATGCTCTCCTTGTCTCTTTAATTGTAATTTTTCTAGCCTATATAATTAATTCCATTGCCGACAGCCTCATCCTTAGAAGAGTTTCGACTTCCAAAGATAGATATACTATGCGGAAAGCGATATCTATTCTTGTAACAGTATTTGCTCTTGCCTCCCTTTTTGCGATCTGGGTTGAGAGGACAACCACCCTGCTCATTGCCTATGGTATTCTGAGCGCCGGAGTTGCGATTGCACTGCAGGACCTCCTGAGGAGCCTGGCCGGAGGAATTCTTATCATCATATCCCGCCCGTTTAAAGCAGGAGACAGGATCCAGGTCGGAGAGTGTACAGGCGACGTACTGGATATAGGAAGTTTCAGCACCTCAGTTATGGAAATCAGGGAATGGGTGGATGCAGACCAGTACACTGGCAGGATTCTCCACATCCCGAACAGTTTTGTTCTCAACCAGACGATAAAAAATTATACAAAAGACTATTCCTTTATCTGGGACGAAATCAGGATTCTTCTGATTTACGGCAGCAACTGGAAAAAAGCCGAAGAGATAATCCTTGAAACTGCAAGCCCTATTGTAGGAGAGTTCGAAAGCCTGGCTAATACTGATCTCCTTCTCATGGGAGAAAAGTACTTCATTACAACCTATGATGTGCAGACAAAACTCTATACAAAGCTGCAGGAAAACTGGATAGAAATGAGGTTAAGGTACGTGGTGAAGCCCAGACAAAGGAGAGCAATAAGTCACCTTCTGATCTCAAATATTCTTGAGGCTCTCGAAAAAGAAGAAGATATTATGGTAGGAACGGCAGTAGGCATTGATCTCATGAATGCTGCAGATAAAAAATAA
- a CDS encoding DUF6766 family protein — MTGLFFVLSICRHWFFGWYVYVNEREEFNKHIEVTDYATQMMRDTLENWQSEFLQLIWQVGGFSFLLYIGSLQSKEGDERKEAKLDLILKQINPDEAEELIKNLDLKYPRK; from the coding sequence ATTACAGGGTTATTCTTTGTTCTGTCAATTTGTAGGCACTGGTTCTTTGGATGGTATGTTTACGTTAATGAGCGAGAGGAGTTTAACAAACATATTGAAGTGACAGATTATGCTACTCAGATGATGCGCGACACTTTAGAAAACTGGCAATCAGAGTTCTTGCAGCTTATCTGGCAGGTAGGAGGGTTTTCTTTCCTGCTGTACATTGGCTCTCTGCAATCTAAAGAGGGAGATGAACGAAAAGAAGCAAAGCTAGATTTAATCTTGAAGCAGATTAATCCTGACGAAGCAGAAGAATTAATTAAAAACCTAGACCTCAAATACCCACGGAAATAA
- a CDS encoding mechanosensitive ion channel family protein, producing MVNGEETVETGREQLLETLRSIETQTLVTMILILLVAYILGKIVTIILSKLSEQMSRSGSVKVKMIIPAIKFGIYVIAFYYFLGEILTIFGPELFLLTGLVGAIIGFGLKDIFADFVGGVVVAFERPYQVGDKITLGNYYGEVIDIGLRATKLVTPDDDTVTIPNSLIFNESIASSNYGDPEMMVVIDLYIASESDVNGAMKILRETVVSSRYIYISRRSPIILLHKSLPFYTRLRARAYVNDLRDEFEFESDVHTRAWIEFKKKGIRAPQLHVLSVPPVEEGRESSDSTRRNVRLNRRNRKDSEFNIDSQKDSEL from the coding sequence ATGGTAAATGGAGAGGAGACTGTAGAGACAGGCAGAGAGCAACTTCTGGAGACCCTAAGGTCTATAGAGACACAAACTCTAGTAACTATGATATTGATTCTCCTTGTCGCATACATACTCGGAAAAATAGTAACCATTATACTCTCAAAACTATCGGAACAAATGAGCCGCAGTGGCAGTGTAAAAGTCAAAATGATTATCCCTGCTATAAAGTTTGGAATTTATGTTATCGCTTTTTATTATTTCTTAGGGGAAATACTCACGATATTCGGACCGGAACTGTTTCTCCTGACAGGTCTTGTGGGTGCGATCATTGGTTTTGGATTAAAAGATATTTTTGCAGATTTTGTTGGAGGAGTTGTAGTTGCTTTCGAAAGACCTTACCAGGTAGGAGACAAAATCACCCTTGGAAACTATTATGGTGAAGTAATTGATATAGGGCTAAGGGCGACAAAACTAGTCACACCGGATGATGACACTGTTACAATCCCTAACAGCCTGATTTTTAATGAATCCATTGCCAGCAGCAATTATGGGGACCCGGAGATGATGGTTGTAATAGATCTTTATATCGCATCCGAGTCCGATGTAAACGGTGCAATGAAAATTTTAAGGGAAACAGTTGTGAGTTCCAGGTATATTTATATTTCCAGAAGAAGCCCTATTATCCTGCTGCATAAATCTCTTCCTTTTTATACAAGGTTAAGAGCCAGAGCATATGTAAACGACCTTAGAGACGAATTCGAGTTTGAATCCGATGTGCACACAAGAGCCTGGATAGAGTTTAAGAAGAAAGGGATCAGAGCTCCACAACTCCACGTCCTGAGTGTTCCTCCAGTAGAGGAAGGACGCGAATCAAGTGATTCAACCCGAAGAAACGTTCGGTTAAACCGGAGAAACAGAAAAGATTCCGAGTTTAATATCGACTCTCAGAAAGACTCTGAACTCTGA